taaaaaacagtCAAACATAAATATAGCTGATCCtcatttaatgaaattttatattagataaaatattttcattaatacaaGTATACCTCCTAATATATAAAGCATTatagtataaactaaaaaaaatacaatatacctaaacgTTTATCATTGTCAGATTGGTTGATTAATTGGCTGCGATATTCAATTGATTTAACAATTGCATTTCTGaatcttattatattactttgaaTATGTTTTCTTAAATTCAGGTAAGGATATCTGATGTTTTTGGCTagttatgataattttgttCCGTAATTTCGTAACATATGATTACGGCATTCtattttttgaatatgaaatttaGGACCATAAGGCATAATTTCAGAGAGCCTTTTTGTCACACTAGAATCACCATTacctttgataaaatattaaaagaaattatggtaggcactaaaatattaaacataaataaaatatcacttgtacctataatataatatatatataaaattattatagtatgtattatattataatattatgtataaattattcttatatattatatatttgtataaatatatacctattagtttATTGTATTTCAATCCATGTAATTCCATACTTCGCTTAAAACCTTCTGCAATTGAATCGGCTTCCATACTTGTAGCTCCTTTTGACCAGTTTAAAAAACAAGTATGCTCAGGTTTGGGTACACCTATATTTTTTGCTCTTTGGCAAACGGCACAATACCGGTTGCGAATtccaataaacaaatttttttttgatttatacccAATAATAGTTgcctattaaaattacaaattaaatcaggtcatagttttatattatattatcatgtataaatatttgatgaaaaactTAAGTTTATTATAGAACTTACTACGCCAGACAATGCATCATAATTAGTCTTATAGCTTCTTTTTGACCATTGCCCGTCAGCCACTACAGTACACATTGGCGTTCCATCCGTATCAATTGAACCAGACTCTAAGGCCAACCGTTTTTCTTCCTCGCCAGCAATTTGCATTTCTCTTTCAGCGATTATATGAATTTGCTGACTAATATCTTCTTGAACCGATAGAAATGTATTGGAAGACATACATGGAATATCCATTGTTGCACACAATTCTGATAATTGACTATAGCCAATACCAATAGCAATAGTGCCGCTTACTGCTGATTGATTAATTGGCATATAAGTATCAGGTTTTTGTTTTTCTGATTCTATGTATGATATTGTGttacacattttacaaataaatttaaatactgttCTAAATCCTAACTGTTTTTCATTTATCAAAGTCATATCTAAAAACGAACAACCAATATCATTTACGTGGACGGTATTTTGAATCTGATTGAAAATATGATACACATCTACTACTCGTCGTCCTTTAAACAAGTTTTCAGAAGTtgtactaagaaattataaaaaataattacttaaataaacaaatcaaatcacaattttttgaattatatttacctattagtATGACTAGTATGACTGTCTATGTTTATAGTTGATGGTCCTTCAGTTATAGGGGATGTTATTGTCGGTTCTATAGTAGACAGTACATTACCTACACATCTAAAtatacaaatcatttttaatatatggcacatttattgtttttttttcaatttaactcCAAGTAacttacaacaaattaaaaaaaactaaaaggtattttttgtgtttgaatAAATGAAACAGACGTTATTGAAgcagatttttttaatatttttaattaaattattatggtgGGTGTGGGGGCATCGCCCCGACGGGTTATTTTTCATGTAATATCAGGATTACAGCCCCCTCCCAACATTTTAGCCCCAGTTGTGtcactgtatataatacatgtataatatagtgcatACTTATCTGGTACTTCAAATGATATCTTCGGAGATGCATTAGCTTCAAAAGCAGACGACTCAATTACATCATGTTCATGTAAAACATGCTCAATATATCGGAATGGGTGGACAGCAGAGCTGTAAAACGATGAATGAGTATAGGTAATAGATACTTTAAAGGTAGAACataattatgtagtataaaataaatagtttattaccaaTGTGGTGTAGAAATAGATGATGAAGTACCTGGAAGGGAAAAGTCAGCTCCTAAAGTACGTGGGTCAAAATTgatgtttctaaaaaaaatggtagtatataataatattttataattttaaaaaataggcGTTATATTACCTAATTGGTTCAATATTAGATTGATCATTCACTATTTCttcattagttaattttttgaatattttaaaacgatgtTTCATTACACTTTTTATGGATCTTTTTTTAGAAACAAACTGTGGCGTATGGATTTTATTTTCCGGTGGGTCAGTAATGTTTGCGTTTGAAGTTTGTGCATAATTTATCAAAGTAGCATTATATCGATATTTTCCAGTcaacttaaaaatacttttgtatacattttccgATGCAAAGTATTCGACTTGCATAATTGGTTTTTTATCACTAGGTAATAAATTTGTGCCTGTCGCTTGCCACTCGATGCCATCTgacattaattttgtattattatgttctgtACAAATATACCACTTACCTGGCTGTGGCTCAAGTTTTGAACATTCAACACTGTTTGATATTTTGTTCGGATTTTTAAGCATTTGTATTGCTTCtcgtaaattaacttttaaccgATTGGTCAATACATATAAATGATGTGgttgattatttgttttaaacatatttgtaactttgtaagtatataaatgtttaaacaataaaaattacagatcaaagttaataatatattcactgtATTTGCACATTACAATGTCACATTTGACTTATATCTACTTACATCGCGCGTCACGTATCAACTAAATACACTAATGAAACTAGAACAAGACGTTCGACGGACGCGTCCTGATATTCATAAACAAACTAAATCAAAGTCATgacatttattgtaattataaaacatagatAGTGTGTTGGACGATGCTGCAACCGTGGGATCTGCTGAATAAGAGTTTTTGTTTGTGACACGGAGCACTGTCGTGACAACACACAAACCCGAATCAAGTCAGTCGGTCGTAGTATTACCAGTGAGTAGTGACACTGGTCCAGTGTTAAGTCAACAATTTgtagctataattataatttttaaataccaatttCATAACAAACAGTAATTATATCAGTGCTGAGTATAGCAGAGCTGCTGTGGATACTTGTAATTTTTGAGCAAATAACTGCCTCATGTGAAATACGAACATAgagttacttattatttacatttatatttttttacacctaTCATACTTGTTGCAATACAATATagtcaaataggtacctatagactatagtgtaaCGTCAAACTACTAAACAAAGTaagtaccaatattataaattcatattgatttttttttctattattaataatattataattgtgttaaatGTTCATCAGAGTATTACAATGAAAATGGATGTCTGGAACTTGATTTGTCGTACCATGCTATTACAGTTTCTGCtgatcaatcatattatatccaGTGAAAATCAAGACAATGCATTTTTCAACCTCACTCTTACCCCCAATAGTCCGGGGTTACAGTACGAGATATTAGGGGAaggtaaattatgtaaaagcAGTTGGaccattaatacatttatagatttaaaatatttaatgaatagcCTTAGTGATATAAGGAGTATGTTAAAAACAATTGACACATATGCAATTAATAACACTTaccaaataactataaataacttagagaagcatttaaaaaaaataaatttagatataCAGGTAATTAGGCAAATGGCTAGGTATAGAAAAAAGGTTAAGCGATCATTTGAGTCTGGAGGTTCGGCACTACAGTGGATGTTTGGTATTGCCGATGCTGACGATGTACGGAGGTATGATAGTTCGATTAACAAATTAGAGAATGATCAAAAAGATATGATACACATAGTTCAAGACCAAGTCTCTATTTTAAGGAGCACAATAACAAATTTCAATGAGACCATAACAACatttaatgacaataaattgttatttgacaaaaatattaaaaaaattgatacgactattaacaacataaatattgaattaatagacgaaaaaaaacaaattattgttctAAGATTAATATccctaattgaaaataatatatttgaattagatATATTTGTAACGAGGTTACAAAGAATGATATCAAAcgttcaaacaaataaattagatgtttttataattacaccAGATCAGTTGTTGtcagaaataaaacaaatagaaaatattctacctgaaaatttacaaatccctatcaaatttaatgaaaataatatacaagaaatatacaaaatattacatatagacCTTCACCCAATGAacgatagaataatattttcaataaaaattccACTATGTATCGgcgaaattttcaaattgtattacattataccaATATACGTTCCAATTAATGAACACGGGCAATTTATACATATCGCTGAAAATCCAACGTACTTATTAACAGATGATGtagtgacaaaatattttatttggtcaaATATCAATAACTGTTTAATAGTTTCCGACATTTTTGTTTGTGGTTTCAATGAAATGTTACACAATAGTGATACTTATCCCACTTGTGtaacagaaatattaaaaaattctttaactAAACCTACGCAATGTGATACTTATATCACggaatttaaaaaagaattatgGTACCCatcgtttttcaaaaataattggtACTTTGTGTGTGAAAAGCCtacaacaattacaataatttgtaataatcgATCTTTTATTCGTAAAATTACATTGAAAAGTTCTGGCAAATTATTTCTGAAAGCTGGGTGTCAAGCTCATACTTCTAAAGGCGTATTAATAACAGAGCAAACAGTAGAATCGTCTTTTGCAACACTACCTTTAgagttaagtattttaaatgattcATGTTGCAATATTACACTTAATCAACGTTATCCAAAACCAATTCAtttagatgaaataaaaaatttaaaattcgacAAAGAagcttttttaaaaatcatttcaaaGTTAAATACACAAGATGAATtactaaattcaatattattaaataagacgtatgaatttgtatatacaaacaaatatttaatcattataatagctgttataatattatacgcgagtCTAAAAttctgtatataaaaaaaaaaaaatatttcagctttagaaaatataaatttaggctATTGTCCTGTGCCTATTGCTCCACCAAAACACTAAactttactttataatttataattacatttatacatgtaaatttaaatctctaatacattttttcatactaatagtaggtagttatactttattttttaagaatacagATTTTATCGTATCCACGcatttgttaaatataagtcttagaaatttaaatgatttatgtgtatttaatatttaatttatttaatattttaatatttatataataatttatagttatttgtacagttaataattatgtaattatttagtaatttaaacgattataatatgacatttcgttagtaaatagtaataattaaatatttgtaatttgtgtacaatacgttcaataaatgttataacatttgaattaattttgtttatttttttagaaaatactcCGATaccatagtttatattttaataattgtaataataatgtattcattcaaactattataatataattattatatgacatttaatattaatttttttttatataattattaattattccgaTATCGCaacaattagtatttttatcatACCCAAATAGTTCGATAATTcaagtaatacggcttattgaagcggctTACAGCAAAACTacgtattacaaaaattgtagagaagaACTTTTTCAACAATCGTAAGAAACCcgaatttcgatatttttataaattagttgaataattaatcgataaaaagttaaaaaccgtgttaatttaccatgtgatattggacgattggaatacgatatcaaaaatcggatttcttacgattgttaaaaaagttctcgtgaacaatttttataataggtagttttgttgtaaaccgcttcaataagccgtattacatGAAGAActaaagtatagtttttatttgtataaaattcgaATACGAAGAGGGCGGACTATAGAAGACGAAATATGACATAAAAACATGGTTTCGTAATTCcagtaatacggcttattgaagcggtttacagcaaaactacctattacaaaaattgtagagaagaacttttttaacaatcgtatgAAGCCagaatttcgatatttttgttaattagttgaataaataattgttaaaaaataaaaaaccttgtTAATTTACTATGTGATATTGGACGATTGTaatacgatatcaaaaatcggatttcttacgattgttaaaaaagttctcctctacaatttttatcataggtagttttattgtaaaccgcttcaataagccgtattacttgaagaacaaaagtatagtttttattagtaggtatgaaattcggatacgaatacaaaatataaaaccgaacaaaattaaataatatttgtcatgaaatataatataataatcattttcttatctgggttatttatatactatgtacGGGCGCACGGCTGCGATAGAAAACCCGTTTTGACCTATGGTGCGGTACTGCTGTTATCGCGCGCGGGGGTGGTGGTATAAACACCTAGTATCGAGCGCTGCCGCTGCCTATAATGGGCGCAGCACATGACGAgcgtaaataaatgttttttttaccgaaaaacATGGTTTTGTAATTCCAagaatacggcttattgaagcgttttacagtataaacacctattacaaaaattgtagaggagaattttttctagaaacgtaagaagcccgatttttgatatcttgttccaatcgtccaatatcgcatggtaaattaacacatttttttaaactttttatcaattaattattttactaattaataagaatatcgaaaatcgggcttcttacgtttctagaaaaaattctcctctacaatttttgtaataggtatttatactgtaaaatgcttcaataagccgtattcctggaattacgaaacaatgtttttatgccatattttgtctaCTAGTGCGCCCTCTTAAGAGGCCGTCCTGGTAGCAAAATTCGGCCGTAAAAACATGCTTTCGTACTTCAAGTTTTCCTCAGCTCTCATTAGTcgtagaaacataatttttgcaCCAAAATAAACGTGAGAAGTTCTTCTAGATTTTGTCGTTCCagattttcgaatttttaatttaaaccgattatatttgcatttgaaatttaacaaaatttttaaatttttaaaaaatcttttaaaattcacaaaaaaagaTATCAAAAATCTGGAACGACAAAATCTATAAGAACTTCTCACGTTTATATTGGtgcaaaaattatgtttctacgACTACCCAAAGCTGAGAAAAACTTGAAGTACGAAAGCATGTTTTCggcggaaaaattataaatttacggCCGGCATGTGGTGCGCTCTGCTGACTATAGCGGCAGCGTTCAGGAATAGTGTTCATACCACCGCCCCCGAGCGGCTGTATCCATACCGCACCATAGGTCAACTAGTTTTCATATCGCGACCGACTCGTCGTTTATAAATAGTCGGTTCGAACACAATAATGTTGATTacagaatttttgttttattattttcattatacccATATCGAAGtttatatttcgtataataGTATTCTGCTCACCGTATTTTACACTAATTAAAAATCTTTCgtcataaaattgttataaatcgtttaaaaaaattacgatttaaataattatttttttcattttgtagacaatttgaagataaacttattttttttaacgttgaccaaacaaatatgaaatttaaatctgtataacaaaaaaacctTACATAcatgcaattaaataaaaagctgttgaataaaattaccagagtaattaataatgtacgaCGTAATTCgataacttatataaattatagcaatTCGTCATTTTAATCCCTAGACCCTAatcatatgaattatttttataaagcagtcaaatactgtaattatttataattagtaaacagtacataaaatataacagatgattatattttatttatttatttattgatagtaaattaatatataaacggATTGAAcgtaattcaaaatatgataaaacaaattacattatcaCATAATTACAGTTATTAG
This genomic window from Metopolophium dirhodum isolate CAU chromosome 1, ASM1992520v1, whole genome shotgun sequence contains:
- the LOC132936282 gene encoding uncharacterized protein LOC132936282, which gives rise to MLKTIDTYAINNTYQITINNLEKHLKKINLDIQVIRQMARYRKKVKRSFESGGSALQWMFGIADADDVRRYDSSINKLENDQKDMIHIVQDQVSILRSTITNFNETITTFNDNKLLFDKNIKKIDTTINNINIELIDEKKQIIVLRLISLIENNIFELDIFVTRLQRMISNVQTNKLDVFIITPDQLLSEIKQIENILPENLQIPIKFNENNIQEIYKILHIDLHPMNDRIIFSIKIPLCIGEIFKLYYIIPIYVPINEHGQFIHIAENPTYLLTDDVVTKYFIWSNINNCLIVSDIFVCGFNEMLHNSDTYPTCVTEILKNSLTKPTQCDTYITEFKKELWYPSFFKNNWYFVCEKPTTITIICNNRSFIRKITLKSSGKLFLKAGCQAHTSKGVLITEQTVESSFATLPLELSILNDSCCNITLNQRYPKPIHLDEIKNLKFDKEAFLKIISKLNTQDELLNSILLNKTYEFVYTNKYLIIIIAVIILYASLKFCI